In Phormidium ambiguum IAM M-71, one DNA window encodes the following:
- the ppk1 gene encoding polyphosphate kinase 1 — protein sequence MAKTKKTTTEINLTDPQYYLNRELSWLEFNYRVLYEGLDERTPLIERLKFLAIFSSNLDEFFMVRIAALREQLEAKVTRLSPDGRTTQEQLTAISQRLRPLVELQHHHFEQELRPLLAKHGIHILDYVDLNQEQRIFLQNYFDEQIFPVLTPLAVDPGHPFPHISNLSLNLAVVIQDPENKEEFFARVKVPQMLPRFVVLPEQLREKIEVNSFVWMGVPLEQVIAHNLASLFPGMNVQECYPFRITRNADLSLQEDEADDLLLAIEQELRKRRIGGSAVRLEIDATASDWVRHTLVQELSLSENDVYAVDGLMGLRDLMSFMQLPLPELKDPSWTPVVPLRFRRIAEIEEDGENIFNLISQRDLLVHHPYQSFAATVQYFITQAAHDPNVLAIKMTLYRTSGDSPIVQALIAAAENGKQVAVLVELKARFDEENNILWAKKLEQAGVHVVYGLVGLKTHTKVVLVVRREENHIRRYVHIGTGNYNPKTAGLYTDLGLLSCREELGADLTDLFNYLTGYSRQRSYRKLLVAPVNLRDRMIALIHREIEHCQNGLSGRIVAKMNALVDPQIIAKLYEASRAGVEIDLIIRGICCLRPGLPDVSENIRVISIVGRFLEHSRIFYFQNAGQEEVYIGSADWMSRNLNRRVEAVTPVEDLNLSKDLQEILGILLSDNRQAWELQSDGSYIQRRPADNHQEQSAQKTLMEIASNSGS from the coding sequence ATGGCTAAAACCAAAAAGACGACAACAGAAATCAATCTTACAGATCCGCAATACTATTTAAATCGGGAACTCAGTTGGTTGGAGTTTAATTACCGAGTGTTGTATGAAGGGCTTGACGAAAGAACCCCTTTAATTGAAAGATTGAAGTTTTTGGCGATTTTTAGCTCTAATTTGGATGAGTTTTTCATGGTGAGAATTGCTGCTTTACGCGAGCAATTAGAAGCCAAAGTAACTCGCCTTAGTCCTGATGGCAGGACTACCCAAGAACAATTAACAGCTATTAGCCAAAGGTTGCGTCCTTTAGTTGAACTTCAGCATCATCATTTTGAACAAGAATTGCGTCCTTTGTTAGCCAAACATGGCATACATATTTTGGATTATGTAGATTTAAACCAGGAACAAAGAATTTTTTTACAAAACTACTTTGATGAGCAAATTTTTCCAGTACTTACGCCTTTAGCTGTCGATCCCGGACATCCTTTTCCGCACATTTCCAATCTCAGTTTAAATTTGGCTGTAGTTATTCAAGATCCGGAAAATAAAGAGGAATTTTTTGCTCGGGTAAAAGTACCACAAATGTTGCCGCGATTTGTGGTGTTACCGGAACAATTAAGGGAAAAAATCGAAGTCAACTCCTTCGTGTGGATGGGTGTACCTTTGGAACAGGTAATTGCTCATAATTTGGCTTCTTTGTTCCCAGGAATGAATGTGCAAGAATGTTATCCTTTCCGTATTACCAGAAACGCGGACTTGTCTTTACAAGAGGATGAAGCGGATGATTTGTTATTAGCAATTGAGCAGGAACTCCGCAAGCGTCGTATTGGTGGTTCGGCAGTACGTTTGGAAATTGACGCTACTGCTTCGGATTGGGTGCGACATACATTGGTGCAGGAATTGTCTTTGAGTGAAAATGATGTTTATGCGGTAGATGGGTTAATGGGATTGCGGGATTTAATGTCTTTTATGCAATTACCATTACCTGAGTTAAAAGACCCTTCTTGGACACCTGTTGTACCTCTACGTTTTCGGCGAATTGCTGAAATTGAAGAGGATGGGGAAAATATTTTTAATTTAATTTCACAACGGGATTTATTGGTTCATCATCCTTATCAATCGTTTGCAGCTACGGTACAGTATTTTATTACGCAAGCGGCGCACGATCCGAATGTTTTGGCGATTAAAATGACGCTTTATCGAACTTCGGGCGATTCACCAATTGTTCAGGCTTTAATTGCGGCGGCGGAAAATGGTAAACAAGTGGCGGTTTTGGTGGAACTTAAGGCTCGTTTTGATGAGGAGAATAACATTCTTTGGGCTAAAAAGTTAGAGCAAGCGGGTGTTCATGTTGTTTATGGTTTGGTGGGGTTAAAAACTCATACAAAAGTAGTGTTGGTGGTGCGTCGGGAAGAGAATCATATTCGCCGTTATGTTCATATTGGAACGGGTAATTATAATCCGAAGACGGCGGGTTTATATACGGATTTGGGTTTGTTGAGTTGTCGGGAAGAGTTAGGTGCGGATTTGACGGATTTGTTTAATTATTTGACTGGTTATTCGCGTCAGAGGTCGTATCGAAAGTTGTTGGTTGCGCCTGTGAATTTGCGCGATCGCATGATCGCCTTAATCCACAGGGAAATAGAACACTGCCAAAATGGTCTTTCTGGTCGCATTGTCGCCAAAATGAATGCTTTAGTAGACCCGCAAATTATTGCTAAACTCTACGAAGCTTCCCGCGCTGGCGTGGAAATTGATTTAATTATTCGCGGAATTTGTTGTCTGCGTCCAGGTCTCCCAGATGTCAGCGAAAATATTCGTGTAATTAGTATTGTGGGTAGGTTCTTAGAACATTCCCGCATTTTTTATTTCCAAAATGCTGGTCAGGAAGAAGTTTATATTGGTAGCGCTGACTGGATGAGTCGTAACCTAAATCGCAGGGTGGAAGCTGTTACCCCAGTAGAAGACTTAAATCTTTCTAAAGATTTGCAGGAAATTTTAGGAATTCTGCTATCAGATAATCGTCAAGCTTGGGAATTACAGTCTGATGGCAGTTATATTCAACGCCGTCCCGCCGATAATCACCAAGAGCAAAGCGCCCAAAAAACTTTAATGGAAATAGCTAGCAATTCAGGGAGTTAA
- a CDS encoding superoxide dismutase, whose product MGYQIALPYADNALEPYMSANTFSFHYGKHHAAYVTNLNKLIEGTELADKPLEEIVVTSFKEGKTPIFNNAGQVWNHNFFWQSMKPGGGGTPSGALADKINADFGSFDKFKEEFKNAAATQFGSGWAWLVVDNGTLKVTKTPNAENPVVHGQTPLLTLDVWEHAYYLDYQNKRPDFIATFLDNLVNWDFAAENFSKAS is encoded by the coding sequence ATGGGTTATCAGATTGCTTTACCTTACGCCGATAATGCCCTAGAGCCATATATGTCGGCAAACACCTTTTCCTTCCACTATGGCAAACACCACGCCGCTTACGTTACTAACCTCAACAAATTAATCGAAGGCACCGAATTAGCTGACAAACCCTTGGAAGAGATCGTTGTTACCTCTTTCAAAGAAGGCAAAACCCCCATTTTCAACAACGCTGGACAAGTATGGAACCACAACTTCTTCTGGCAATCCATGAAACCAGGTGGCGGCGGTACTCCTAGCGGTGCATTAGCCGACAAAATCAACGCAGACTTCGGCAGTTTCGATAAATTCAAAGAAGAATTCAAGAATGCTGCGGCTACTCAATTTGGTAGCGGCTGGGCTTGGTTAGTAGTTGACAACGGTACACTGAAAGTAACCAAAACCCCCAACGCAGAAAACCCAGTAGTTCACGGACAAACCCCGCTGCTGACTCTAGATGTTTGGGAACACGCTTACTATCTGGATTATCAAAACAAACGTCCTGACTTTATTGCTACTTTCCTCGATAACTTAGTTAACTGGGATTTTGCAGCCGAGAACTTCTCCAAAGCTTCCTAA